From Riemerella anatipestifer ATCC 11845 = DSM 15868, a single genomic window includes:
- a CDS encoding major capsid protein: protein MINANNIIPEFSQANLEAVLNAYPLGEFQYRTLFPLEFNPTLNFASIEGTMGAKIMADIVAIGSKASRKGRDFVESIKGEIPKIEIARDKDERDLLRIQQLRNSVALYPQNQAIKNQLIDKIYEDVTFVADGVNARLEWVAKQLISNGKFKTTVANNAGGVANVEIDFKIKTQNAKKNWFTAADADPIKEITDLQSEARGKGYRYTTITLERDVLDVLLANPLVRQFVHGIPVNSSTVLPNITVEQLNAQLQGKGLPTFRLVESFVAHENKAGQVEATNGWEAGNILFSVSPILGTTQYTTTTEFNMNFPDVMSKAVKDDFILVKTFGHQDPISISTKGTAFAVPVLNNTRQNLILKTKF, encoded by the coding sequence ATGATAAACGCAAATAATATTATTCCTGAATTTAGTCAGGCAAATTTGGAAGCTGTTTTGAATGCTTACCCTTTGGGCGAGTTTCAATACAGAACCTTATTCCCGTTAGAGTTTAACCCAACCTTGAACTTTGCAAGTATAGAGGGGACAATGGGGGCTAAAATAATGGCTGATATTGTAGCTATCGGCTCAAAAGCCTCAAGAAAAGGGCGTGATTTTGTAGAATCAATCAAAGGAGAAATTCCAAAGATTGAAATTGCAAGGGATAAAGATGAGAGGGATTTACTTAGAATACAACAACTAAGAAACTCTGTTGCTCTTTACCCTCAAAATCAAGCGATAAAAAACCAACTCATCGACAAAATTTATGAAGATGTAACCTTTGTGGCGGACGGGGTGAACGCTCGTTTGGAATGGGTAGCTAAACAGTTAATTTCTAACGGAAAGTTCAAAACTACCGTTGCGAATAACGCTGGGGGCGTGGCAAATGTGGAGATTGATTTTAAAATCAAAACTCAAAATGCTAAGAAAAATTGGTTTACCGCGGCAGATGCTGACCCTATTAAAGAAATTACAGATTTGCAAAGCGAGGCACGAGGCAAAGGGTATAGATATACTACTATCACACTTGAAAGAGATGTGTTAGATGTATTACTTGCTAATCCTTTGGTTCGTCAGTTTGTACACGGTATTCCTGTAAATTCTTCTACGGTATTGCCAAATATTACGGTAGAACAGTTAAATGCCCAACTGCAAGGAAAAGGGTTGCCTACATTCAGATTGGTAGAATCGTTTGTCGCTCACGAAAACAAAGCAGGGCAAGTAGAAGCCACTAATGGTTGGGAAGCTGGAAATATTTTGTTTTCTGTGTCTCCAATCTTAGGAACTACACAATATACAACTACTACGGAGTTTAATATGAACTTCCCTGATGTAATGAGTAAGGCGGTCAAGGACGATTTTATCCTTGTGAAAACATTTGGGCATCAAGACCCGATTAGTATTTCAACTAAAGGAACTGCGTTTGCCGTGCCTGTGTTGAACAACACAAGACAAAATTTAATCTTAAAGACGAAATTCTAA
- a CDS encoding Abi family protein, translating to MGSIATSIDEQIDKLEKRGMIFDIDKDKVKEILLDIGYYRLGFYWHPFETNTKTHKLRENIKFSTILNLYYLDVDLRHLLIKYINRIEINFRTKLVYYCSNKYKSTPTWFIHPKVISKDFIEKFDYFYNDDFIAKNKVIAKHHKNNLNDKYAPAWKTLEYFTFGTNLKIYKSLLNNDIKERISKLYKVNNFDKFTKLIDTIVFVRNYCAHGGVMFDLRYAYGIPKLPFYEFNDSDRHCLDSCIKIIIFILEQISENRSKQLSEELDKLFDEYRNKDTDVYDIIQNKIKYRI from the coding sequence ATGGGAAGCATAGCAACGTCAATAGATGAACAAATAGATAAATTAGAAAAAAGGGGAATGATTTTTGACATAGACAAGGATAAGGTTAAAGAAATCTTGTTGGATATAGGTTATTATCGTTTGGGATTTTACTGGCACCCTTTTGAAACTAATACAAAAACTCATAAACTTAGAGAGAATATTAAGTTTTCCACAATTTTAAATCTTTATTATTTAGATGTAGACTTAAGGCATCTGCTTATAAAATATATCAATAGAATTGAAATCAACTTCAGAACGAAACTTGTTTACTACTGTTCAAATAAGTATAAATCAACACCCACTTGGTTTATTCACCCAAAGGTAATTTCAAAAGATTTTATTGAAAAATTTGATTATTTCTACAATGATGATTTTATAGCTAAAAATAAAGTAATAGCGAAACATCATAAAAATAATCTCAATGATAAATATGCTCCAGCTTGGAAAACATTAGAATATTTTACTTTTGGAACAAATTTAAAAATATACAAGTCTCTCCTAAATAATGATATAAAGGAGAGAATTTCAAAATTATACAAAGTAAATAATTTTGATAAGTTTACTAAACTTATTGATACCATTGTGTTTGTTAGAAATTATTGTGCACACGGTGGAGTTATGTTTGATTTACGATATGCATATGGCATTCCAAAATTGCCATTTTATGAATTTAATGATAGCGACAGACATTGTTTAGATTCTTGTATAAAGATTATTATATTTATTTTGGAACAAATTTCTGAAAATAGGTCAAAGCAACTTTCAGAAGAATTGGATAAATTATTTGATGAGTATCGTAATAAAGATACCGATGTATATGATATTATTCAGAACAAAATTAAGTATAGGATTTGA
- a CDS encoding phage portal protein, which translates to MNTIAQEIEKHKGERTLPDITLFNSQYEVKKHKIFTDLVKYPDRTVVSDYTDEKGNKQKQKVTIPLNRIGLPYQKKIVNIATTFLCGEPIKYTNNLEDDELFKAFLKVIEKNKMKFVDREIATSVGRFTECAELWYFTDEPNEHYGVRAKFRLKVKVLTPDIYSLYPKFDENDNLISFAREFKNGNKTIFEVYTDERIIRYEQEKEWKKISDIPNAIGKIPIVYYKQENVEWADVQTAIERLEHIYSNTAESNDRFSFPILKLKGKVTGQLSQDKSGRVLQLEEGAEAEFANQPQANQSLTEETDRLERDVHDFTATPNISFDNMKGLGNMLAGSNAEFLFLSAHLKVMDKLAIYIPALQRRASIIKSHLQMFNVKLKNDDLDVEPIITPFIINNEAEFVRFLMEANGNKPLYSQEYAMQKLGIKNPKEMMQQIQEEDDRINELANGKSFAI; encoded by the coding sequence ATGAATACCATTGCTCAAGAAATAGAAAAACATAAAGGGGAGCGTACTTTGCCTGATATTACGCTGTTCAACTCCCAATATGAAGTAAAAAAGCATAAAATTTTTACCGATTTGGTAAAATACCCGGATAGAACGGTGGTGTCAGACTATACAGACGAAAAAGGAAATAAGCAAAAACAAAAAGTAACCATACCCCTTAATCGCATCGGTCTTCCCTATCAAAAAAAGATAGTCAATATAGCAACTACCTTTTTATGTGGCGAACCTATCAAATACACGAATAACCTCGAGGACGATGAGCTATTTAAAGCCTTTTTAAAGGTTATTGAAAAAAACAAGATGAAATTTGTGGATAGGGAAATCGCAACCTCTGTGGGACGATTTACAGAATGTGCCGAGCTTTGGTATTTTACCGATGAACCTAACGAACATTATGGGGTTAGAGCAAAATTTAGGCTAAAGGTTAAAGTTTTGACACCTGACATTTATAGCTTATATCCGAAATTTGACGAAAACGACAACCTTATTTCTTTTGCTCGGGAGTTCAAGAATGGAAATAAAACCATTTTTGAGGTTTATACAGACGAAAGGATTATCAGATATGAACAAGAAAAAGAATGGAAAAAAATAAGCGATATTCCTAACGCAATAGGAAAAATTCCGATAGTGTACTACAAGCAGGAAAATGTAGAGTGGGCAGATGTGCAAACTGCCATTGAAAGATTGGAGCACATTTATTCTAACACCGCAGAAAGCAACGACCGCTTTTCTTTTCCTATTTTAAAACTAAAAGGCAAAGTAACAGGGCAGTTATCACAAGACAAGTCTGGGCGTGTACTACAGTTAGAAGAAGGAGCGGAAGCTGAATTTGCCAATCAACCCCAAGCTAACCAAAGCCTCACGGAAGAAACCGACCGTTTAGAACGAGATGTTCACGACTTTACCGCTACACCAAATATTAGCTTTGACAATATGAAAGGTTTGGGTAATATGTTAGCAGGAAGCAATGCTGAATTTTTGTTTTTATCGGCACACCTCAAGGTAATGGACAAGCTGGCTATTTATATTCCTGCCCTTCAAAGAAGAGCAAGTATCATCAAGTCGCACCTGCAAATGTTCAATGTAAAACTAAAGAATGATGACTTAGATGTAGAGCCAATTATTACACCTTTCATCATCAATAATGAGGCGGAGTTTGTTCGTTTCTTAATGGAAGCTAATGGCAATAAGCCTCTCTACTCGCAAGAATATGCTATGCAAAAACTCGGCATTAAGAATCCAAAAGAAATGATGCAGCAAATACAAGAGGAAGACGATAGAATTAACGAATTGGCTAATGGCAAATCATTCGCTATCTGA
- a CDS encoding helix-turn-helix domain-containing protein: protein MKINTKKDYQRYLQEVDELMKKGEELLTSTELNRISVLSSALEEYEDAFYPIAQPKTLPEMVELRLFEKKMSQTDFAKVSGISLSKVNQIIKGNRKVDIPFAKAVYQVLDIPADFVLSHS, encoded by the coding sequence ATGAAAATAAACACTAAAAAAGACTATCAACGCTACTTGCAAGAGGTAGACGAATTGATGAAAAAAGGAGAGGAACTTCTGACTTCTACAGAACTTAACCGTATTAGTGTTTTGTCTTCTGCTTTGGAGGAGTACGAAGATGCTTTTTATCCCATTGCACAACCTAAAACTCTTCCCGAAATGGTAGAGCTTAGATTGTTTGAGAAAAAGATGTCTCAAACCGATTTTGCAAAAGTTTCTGGAATAAGCCTTTCCAAAGTGAACCAAATTATAAAGGGAAATCGTAAGGTAGATATTCCTTTTGCTAAAGCGGTTTACCAAGTATTGGATATTCCTGCTGATTTTGTACTGTCTCATTCTTAA
- a CDS encoding DUF6706 family protein has translation MTIGEYIKEKLNLWSVSYSDTLISAELSKLGLQMESEYNNETASKLDLFFYNLLPEMLLLPNSVSEGGYSISFDKKAVEGYYQMLCEKLGKPNLLPKPTIKDISNQW, from the coding sequence ATGACTATCGGGGAGTATATCAAAGAGAAACTAAATTTATGGTCAGTATCTTACTCTGACACCTTAATTAGTGCAGAATTATCAAAGTTAGGCTTGCAAATGGAAAGCGAGTATAACAATGAAACAGCCTCTAAATTAGATTTGTTTTTCTACAATTTGCTCCCTGAAATGTTATTACTCCCAAACAGCGTTAGTGAGGGCGGATACTCTATATCTTTTGATAAAAAAGCAGTAGAGGGCTATTATCAAATGCTATGTGAGAAACTGGGAAAGCCTAATCTTTTGCCTAAACCAACAATTAAAGACATTTCTAACCAATGGTAA
- a CDS encoding tape measure protein has product MNTNNGGLFFGAAIDMTQWRKDLREIQADILGLNQKTQEQTRQMDTSFKNLSIGIAGYFSGQALIGFTRELINVRGEFQKTEIAFSTMLKSKEKANELMGQMVDLAAKTPFGLNDVTEGAKRLLAFQVPAEQVTETLTRMGNIAAGLGVPMGQLIHVYGQVKAQGKMMTNDLYQFMNAGIPILSELGKVLGKSEAEIKDMVSAGKIGFPEVQAVIKNMTDEGGLFFNLVEEQSKTLSGKVANLEDAFDQMLNKIGEGSEGLLNSGIEGATYLVEHYEDVIDVLTILVATYGSYRAALIVTSVLQKAQIAQQAISNWLSLAKSIRTAKDAQALFNLTTSANPIGAIIALIGLLATTYVTYGDEIKKLIGITNEYDEINKELSETLSEIDQKGTEEISTLGKLYKVATDDKKSREERLAATKRLQNEYPSYFGNLSAEIIMAGKAANAYNSLREAIIASAKARAIRSKIEEIEKERLEGEAELINKKEEILKKYRKGKKEGWKDETVNYGRDEFGKSNIVTFRGEDNKKALASQFVDVNKRLKEYQKETEKQTQVFADMAEEQERISAKYNADRQKREEEEAKKQQTSLSNTANETKKKAKAHQKALAEVYSKNSIKDLEERISLWNNALERATKDKDGNYQVKVRGKDKYGKEYETGQVVSKDKALEELKVLNEAKAKIEEEFRIKSTEEELAELKRRINLRDKYLQIGMNRPELINEDTVNNLFPDLKDKSYVQVLEEKRKAYLGLIEAQKATEQTTIDLIFIENELKNANGTETFMQGVNDRISELKEKYKGAELIDKLKKAKSLQLGGTEEDNLERNKAYASALKEAQKDYDKFYRDLLEQQKTYEEKSLELQKEYTALKATERYKNATPEEQKKIDKHYKKEQSKLDMDAFKESGDWALAFSDLEYMSQSTIERVIKNFEDFKRAKEQNLEPTELRELNDTLNKLRAKAGNNPFTGIISGVKGYVQANKDAKTAQDEYNATVDKFGKNSPQAQEAYRKMTDAEQEAIKAKQLLNAQLQKGQDIFNATIQGVTELADAFGGMDDATKDAIEDITAVGNAAFDLAKSISSGNIAGMISAGLKLIGSIFKALNGDKRREREVRRQEQAIRKLKDAYDELSHALDKAFGSQKQKGQRELIQNLRQQQQAIQNAKNAESQKKKKDQGKIDEYNAQYKATERAIKDLEESIIKDVLQTDIPEMAAKIGDVLEDSFLRGKDGLKDLDKAFNNMLRGIARHQLDLFLQDEMKGFYEKARSYAGFDEKGNGSFDGFQDWEIESLKSMWQSISENGRKFLEGMSNVYEGFQELEDPDSLAGAMRGMSEETAGILAGQFNAIRIHVAEIQKNQGFGLDIAKSSLLNLMKIEENTRNLYQMRKDLAEMNAKIKSNDTRGLGL; this is encoded by the coding sequence ATGAATACCAATAACGGAGGATTATTTTTTGGAGCAGCAATAGATATGACCCAATGGCGTAAAGACCTAAGGGAGATACAAGCAGATATTTTAGGTCTTAATCAAAAAACGCAGGAACAAACTCGCCAAATGGATACTTCATTTAAAAATTTATCTATTGGTATTGCAGGCTATTTTTCTGGACAAGCATTAATTGGCTTTACTCGTGAACTAATAAATGTTAGGGGCGAGTTCCAAAAGACAGAGATTGCCTTTTCCACAATGCTCAAAAGCAAGGAAAAGGCTAATGAGTTAATGGGGCAAATGGTGGATTTAGCCGCCAAAACGCCTTTCGGTCTTAACGATGTTACAGAGGGGGCAAAAAGGTTATTAGCATTTCAAGTTCCTGCCGAACAGGTAACAGAAACCCTTACAAGAATGGGGAATATTGCCGCTGGTCTAGGAGTTCCTATGGGACAGCTTATTCACGTGTATGGGCAAGTAAAGGCACAAGGCAAAATGATGACCAACGACCTTTACCAATTTATGAATGCGGGCATCCCTATTCTTTCTGAGTTGGGTAAAGTATTAGGTAAAAGCGAGGCAGAGATTAAAGATATGGTTTCTGCAGGAAAAATAGGTTTTCCAGAGGTTCAAGCGGTAATAAAGAATATGACCGATGAGGGGGGATTATTCTTTAATCTAGTGGAGGAGCAATCCAAAACCTTATCTGGAAAAGTAGCTAATTTGGAAGACGCTTTTGACCAAATGCTGAATAAGATTGGCGAAGGTAGCGAGGGGCTTTTGAATAGCGGTATTGAAGGAGCAACCTATTTGGTGGAGCATTACGAAGATGTTATAGATGTTTTAACCATTTTAGTGGCGACTTATGGCTCGTATCGTGCGGCGTTAATTGTAACCTCTGTATTACAAAAAGCACAAATTGCCCAACAGGCTATATCAAATTGGCTATCGTTAGCCAAATCAATCAGAACGGCAAAAGATGCACAAGCCTTGTTTAATCTTACTACATCAGCTAACCCAATAGGTGCTATTATAGCTCTAATAGGTCTTTTAGCTACTACTTATGTAACCTATGGAGATGAAATAAAAAAACTAATCGGCATAACTAATGAATACGATGAGATAAATAAAGAGTTAAGCGAGACTTTATCCGAGATAGACCAAAAGGGTACTGAAGAAATTTCTACACTTGGGAAATTATATAAAGTTGCAACAGATGATAAAAAATCAAGGGAGGAAAGATTAGCTGCTACAAAAAGACTTCAAAATGAATATCCTTCTTATTTTGGAAACTTATCTGCTGAAATCATTATGGCAGGTAAAGCTGCTAATGCATACAATTCTCTTCGTGAGGCTATCATAGCATCTGCTAAAGCAAGGGCTATTCGTTCCAAAATAGAAGAAATAGAAAAAGAGAGATTAGAAGGGGAAGCAGAACTCATCAACAAGAAAGAAGAAATTCTAAAAAAATACAGAAAGGGTAAAAAAGAAGGTTGGAAAGATGAAACTGTAAACTATGGCAGAGATGAGTTTGGAAAAAGTAACATTGTAACATTCAGAGGAGAGGATAATAAAAAGGCTTTGGCTAGTCAATTCGTTGATGTAAATAAACGCCTAAAGGAGTATCAAAAAGAAACAGAAAAACAAACTCAAGTATTTGCAGATATGGCGGAAGAACAAGAAAGAATTTCTGCCAAATACAATGCTGATAGGCAAAAAAGAGAGGAAGAAGAAGCTAAAAAACAACAAACGAGTTTATCCAATACGGCAAACGAAACCAAGAAAAAAGCCAAAGCACACCAAAAAGCCTTAGCAGAGGTTTATTCTAAGAACTCAATAAAGGATTTAGAAGAGCGTATTTCCCTTTGGAATAATGCTTTAGAAAGAGCCACTAAAGACAAAGACGGAAATTATCAAGTTAAGGTAAGAGGGAAAGACAAGTATGGAAAAGAGTATGAAACAGGGCAGGTGGTTTCTAAGGATAAAGCACTAGAGGAACTCAAAGTCCTTAATGAAGCTAAAGCTAAAATTGAGGAAGAGTTTAGGATAAAATCCACAGAAGAAGAACTAGCAGAACTCAAAAGAAGAATCAATCTTAGGGATAAGTATTTACAAATAGGAATGAATAGACCCGAACTCATCAATGAGGATACGGTAAATAATCTATTTCCTGACCTAAAGGACAAATCTTATGTCCAAGTCTTAGAAGAAAAAAGAAAGGCTTATCTAGGGCTAATAGAAGCTCAAAAAGCGACAGAACAAACTACTATAGATTTAATCTTCATTGAAAATGAATTGAAAAACGCTAATGGTACAGAAACCTTTATGCAAGGCGTTAATGATAGAATTTCAGAACTTAAAGAAAAATATAAAGGGGCTGAGCTTATAGATAAACTTAAAAAAGCCAAAAGTTTACAACTAGGCGGAACAGAAGAAGATAATTTAGAGAGAAACAAAGCCTATGCTTCGGCTTTAAAGGAAGCCCAAAAGGACTACGATAAGTTTTACAGAGACCTTTTGGAGCAACAAAAAACATACGAAGAAAAAAGCCTTGAGTTACAAAAAGAATACACAGCCCTCAAAGCCACAGAAAGATACAAAAATGCCACTCCAGAAGAGCAGAAAAAGATAGACAAGCATTATAAGAAAGAGCAGTCCAAATTAGATATGGACGCTTTTAAAGAATCTGGCGATTGGGCGTTGGCTTTCTCTGATTTGGAGTATATGAGTCAAAGTACCATTGAAAGGGTTATCAAGAACTTTGAAGACTTTAAAAGAGCCAAAGAGCAGAACCTAGAGCCTACGGAGTTAAGGGAGCTTAACGACACCTTGAATAAGCTAAGAGCAAAGGCAGGAAATAATCCGTTTACAGGCATTATATCTGGAGTTAAAGGCTATGTACAAGCCAATAAAGATGCAAAAACCGCCCAAGACGAATATAATGCTACTGTTGATAAGTTCGGTAAAAATAGCCCTCAAGCCCAAGAGGCTTACAGGAAGATGACCGATGCCGAACAAGAAGCCATAAAAGCTAAGCAGTTGCTTAATGCACAGTTGCAAAAAGGACAGGATATATTCAACGCTACCATACAAGGAGTAACAGAATTAGCAGATGCTTTTGGCGGAATGGACGATGCTACAAAAGATGCTATCGAGGATATTACAGCGGTCGGTAATGCGGCTTTTGATTTAGCAAAAAGTATTTCGTCTGGAAATATCGCTGGAATGATAAGTGCGGGATTGAAGTTGATAGGTTCCATTTTTAAAGCTCTAAACGGCGATAAGAGAAGAGAAAGGGAGGTAAGGCGCCAAGAACAAGCCATAAGAAAGCTAAAAGACGCGTATGATGAGTTATCACACGCTCTTGATAAGGCTTTCGGATCTCAAAAGCAAAAGGGGCAGCGGGAGCTAATCCAAAACTTGAGGCAACAGCAGCAGGCGATACAAAACGCTAAGAATGCGGAAAGTCAGAAAAAGAAAAAAGACCAGGGAAAGATTGACGAGTACAACGCCCAGTATAAGGCGACAGAACGAGCGATTAAAGACCTTGAAGAAAGCATTATAAAGGATGTTCTTCAAACCGATATTCCCGAAATGGCTGCCAAAATTGGAGATGTGTTGGAGGATTCTTTTTTGCGGGGGAAGGATGGTTTGAAAGATTTGGATAAGGCGTTCAACAATATGTTGAGGGGGATAGCGAGGCATCAGTTGGATTTGTTTCTTCAAGATGAGATGAAGGGATTTTATGAAAAGGCAAGGAGTTACGCCGGGTTTGATGAAAAAGGCAATGGAAGTTTTGATGGGTTTCAGGATTGGGAGATAGAAAGCCTTAAAAGTATGTGGCAATCCATATCTGAGAATGGGCGGAAATTTTTGGAAGGGATGTCGAATGTTTATGAGGGATTCCAAGAACTTGAAGACCCGGACTCCTTGGCGGGAGCAATGAGGGGAATGAGTGAGGAAACCGCAGGGATACTCGCAGGGCAATTTAATGCAATCCGTATTCACGTTGCAGAAATACAGAAAAATCAAGGCTTTGGGTTAGACATTGCGAAATCTTCGCTACTTAACCTAATGAAAATAGAGGAAAACACCCGAAACCTTTATCAAATGAGAAAAGACCTCGCAGAAATGAACGCAAAAATAAAATCTAACGACACTAGAGGACTAGGATTATGA
- a CDS encoding type II toxin-antitoxin system HigB family toxin, whose amino-acid sequence MVIISKAPLKRYLNDRPDHSIEVWRWYLVVKDADWSNFAEMKQSFNSVDSVGNGLFVFNIKGNHCRIVARVIFGARTVFVKFVGTHAEYDKLNFKKL is encoded by the coding sequence ATGGTTATTATTTCAAAAGCCCCACTAAAGAGGTATCTAAATGACCGACCTGACCATAGCATAGAGGTTTGGCGTTGGTATCTCGTTGTAAAAGATGCTGATTGGTCTAATTTCGCAGAAATGAAGCAGTCTTTTAATAGTGTAGACAGTGTAGGCAATGGTCTATTTGTCTTTAATATAAAGGGCAACCATTGTCGTATTGTTGCTAGGGTTATTTTTGGAGCAAGAACCGTATTTGTAAAATTTGTGGGTACACACGCTGAATATGACAAACTAAACTTTAAAAAGTTATGA
- a CDS encoding phage antirepressor KilAC domain-containing protein → MKALIKITEQNGQQAVSARELHSFLEITERFSSWFERMCQYGFVENIDYQGCEFFNTLANQTLKDYALTLDTAKEISMLQRSEKGKQARRYFIECEKKLRTGAYALPQTFAEALKLAAQQAERLELQQAELKKQAPKVAYYEEVLQSESTYNTNQIAKELGMSAITLNKKLQDLKVQYRQGGTWLLYHKYQNKGYTKTKTHTYTDTKGATQTSMQTVWTEKGRLFIHEALSKRLQSA, encoded by the coding sequence ATGAAAGCGTTAATCAAAATCACAGAACAGAACGGACAGCAAGCCGTGTCGGCGAGAGAGTTACACTCTTTTTTAGAGATAACAGAGCGTTTTAGTAGTTGGTTTGAGAGAATGTGTCAATATGGATTTGTGGAAAATATTGATTATCAAGGGTGTGAATTTTTTAACACCCTTGCAAATCAGACACTTAAAGACTACGCCCTAACCCTTGACACAGCCAAAGAAATATCGATGTTGCAAAGAAGTGAGAAAGGCAAACAAGCAAGGCGTTACTTCATAGAGTGCGAGAAGAAACTCCGCACAGGGGCTTACGCTTTACCACAGACCTTTGCAGAAGCATTGAAATTAGCCGCCCAACAAGCAGAGCGTTTAGAACTGCAACAGGCAGAACTCAAAAAACAAGCCCCGAAAGTGGCTTATTATGAAGAAGTATTGCAAAGCGAAAGCACTTATAATACCAATCAAATAGCAAAAGAGTTAGGTATGAGTGCCATTACGCTTAACAAAAAGTTACAAGATTTAAAAGTTCAGTATCGGCAAGGTGGCACTTGGCTACTCTACCACAAATATCAAAATAAAGGCTATACGAAAACTAAAACGCATACCTATACCGATACTAAAGGAGCAACCCAAACCAGTATGCAGACGGTATGGACTGAAAAAGGGCGTTTATTTATACACGAGGCTTTATCTAAACGCTTACAAAGTGCCTGA
- a CDS encoding PBSX family phage terminase large subunit has translation MPIKTQEVYNPLYTNKDKFIILLTGGRGSAKSYNATTFVERLSFEAGHKILFSRYTMTSARISIIPEFEEKIEKEGVQEYFTVTNNEILNKFSGSSVLFRGIKTSSGNQTANLKSIQGITTFVGDEMEEWESEEDYEKLILSIRQKNKQLRVILILNPTDSDHFIYKKYIENTHKIVQIDGVDVQISTHPDVLHIHTTYLDNIENLSEQFLSNIERIKQESIEQCTINGKLAQVLFNKSKYAQKIIGRWADMAEGVIFTNWKEGDFDTSIPYCYGQDYGFSIDPDTLVKVAIDHKRKIIYADEKYYGNNQLSTDDLYLLNKSLIDRENDLIVGDSAEPRLIEDLRKKGLNIKPTKKKPGIVSASILKILEYQIIVTENSYNLKKELRNYAWNDKKAGIPIDKHNHLIDALRYGFIELEEPIQNDLQQIASIL, from the coding sequence ATGCCAATAAAAACACAAGAAGTATATAACCCACTTTACACCAACAAAGACAAGTTTATTATACTCCTTACAGGAGGTAGAGGGTCTGCAAAATCCTACAATGCGACTACCTTTGTAGAGCGATTATCTTTTGAAGCTGGGCATAAGATACTCTTTAGCCGTTACACGATGACCTCCGCTCGTATTTCTATCATTCCAGAGTTTGAGGAGAAAATAGAAAAAGAGGGCGTGCAGGAATATTTTACAGTAACAAACAATGAAATACTAAATAAATTTTCAGGAAGTAGTGTTTTATTTAGAGGGATAAAAACTTCGTCAGGAAACCAAACGGCAAACCTTAAATCCATACAAGGGATAACCACCTTCGTGGGCGATGAAATGGAAGAGTGGGAAAGCGAGGAAGATTACGAAAAGTTAATCCTATCCATTCGTCAGAAAAATAAACAGTTAAGAGTTATACTGATACTCAACCCTACCGACTCCGACCATTTTATTTATAAAAAATACATTGAAAACACCCACAAGATAGTACAGATTGACGGTGTAGATGTGCAGATAAGCACCCACCCCGATGTCCTACATATCCACACGACCTATTTAGACAACATAGAGAACTTGTCGGAACAATTCTTGTCTAATATAGAACGTATAAAACAGGAAAGTATAGAGCAGTGTACTATAAACGGTAAATTAGCCCAAGTCCTATTTAATAAGAGCAAGTACGCTCAAAAAATCATAGGCAGGTGGGCTGATATGGCAGAGGGCGTTATCTTTACTAATTGGAAGGAAGGCGACTTTGATACATCTATTCCTTACTGCTATGGTCAAGATTACGGATTTAGCATAGACCCAGATACATTAGTTAAGGTAGCTATTGACCACAAAAGAAAAATTATCTATGCTGATGAGAAATATTACGGAAACAATCAACTCTCAACAGATGATTTGTATCTGCTAAATAAAAGCCTTATAGACCGAGAAAATGATTTAATAGTAGGCGATAGTGCTGAGCCACGACTAATTGAGGACTTGCGTAAAAAAGGATTAAACATAAAACCAACAAAGAAAAAGCCTGGCATCGTGTCCGCCTCTATTTTAAAAATTTTAGAATATCAAATTATTGTAACCGAGAACAGCTATAATCTCAAAAAGGAACTCCGTAATTACGCTTGGAACGATAAAAAAGCAGGTATCCCTATTGATAAACATAACCACTTGATAGACGCTCTTCGTTACGGCTTTATAGAACTTGAAGAACCAATCCAAAACGATTTACAGCAGATTGCGAGTATTTTGTAA